GAGATAGGGCACAAAATTCAAAAAGCGTTGGAGACCGAAAAGCTCTGAAACCCGTTGTACCGACCCTCGAGGACTTCCCAGGAGCAATGCCATGCGTCACGCGGAACTGGCTTTCACCGGCCCGGCCACCTTCCTCAAGGCTCCCCACCGCCCCCTTTCCGAACTTTGGACCGCCGACGTGGGCCTTTTGGGCCTGCCCTACGACTTTGCCGTGGGCTACCGCCCCGGTGCGCGCTTCGCGCCGGGTGCCTTGCGCGAGGCCAGCGGACGCTACGCCCCCGGCCCCGAGGGCTACTTCGACCTCGAGACCGAGACCTACCGCCTGCAGGGGGTGCGCATTGTGGATGCGGGCGACGTGGATCCGGTTCAGCTCGAGTACACCGAGACTTTCCACCGCATCACCCTGGCTGCCAGGGCCCTGCGCAAGCGGGTGCGGCTCCCGGTGTTTGTGGGGGGCGATCACTCCGTGAGTTACCCCATCCTGCGGGCCTACGACGACCTGGCGGAGCTTTACGTGGTACAGCTCGACGCCCACCTGGACTTCTCGGATAGCCGCAACGGCACCAAGTATTCCAACTCGAGCCCCTTCCGCCGCGCCGCGGAGGAGGTGCCGGGTCTGAAGCACATCACCACCATCGGCCTGCGCGGCCTGCGCACCAACCCCGAGGCCTACGGGGCGGCCAAAGCCAGGGGCCACACGCCGATTACGGCTTCCAGGGTGCGGGAGAACCTGCCCTGGGTGCTGGACCAACTCCCGCGGGGCAAAAAGGTCTACCTGAGCTTCGACGCCGACGTGCTCGACCCCTCGATTCTGCCCGGCACCAGCAGCCCCGAGGTGGAGGGGCTTTCGTATGCAGAGGCCATGGCGGTGGTGCGGCGAGCGATAGAGCAAAACAAGCTGGTGGGCTTCGACTTCGTGGAGCTGGCGCCCAACCTGGACAGCAGCGGCCTCTCGGCGCTGGTAGGAGCGCGGCTCTTGGCCGAGGTGCTGTGTGAGTGGGCCTCAGGTGCTAACGGGTTCGGCCTGCAGCCTGAGCCCTAGGGCCTTGACCACCTTCATCACCGTGGCAAACGCAGGATTGCCCTCACCGGAAAGGGCTTTGTACAGGCTTTCGCGTGAAAGCCCGGTCTCGCGCGCTACTTGCGACATCCCTCGAGCCCGGGCGATATCGCCCAGTGTGGCGGCGATCAGCGCCGGGTCGTCGTCTTCCAGGCAAGCCTCGAGGTTCTCGGGTAGGGGGTGCTCGAGTACCGTCTTGTACAAAAACAGCAGGGCCGAAAGCGCTACGTTCTGGGTGGAGGCCGATACGTTGTCTTCGGTAGCCAGGTGGGACAGGTAAGCCCGGATTTCCTCGACCTCCATCACCTTTGGACGGCGCTTGCCGTGAAAGCGAATGAAGTCTAATATGCAATACACATACGAGGTTTCGGTGCGTTGGCTCATGTGCTTGAGCCTTAGAACACTGCGAACCTCGTTGAGGAAGGGGGAAGTTTTGGGCGAGTACCGTTTCTGGCTATTGGGAATATCGGACATGACGTATAACACCCTAATACGGGTGTTATACGACAGCGTGACATTTAATCACTAGTTGGGCAGATTGAACGATGAACAGCGACAAGATCGAGACCTTGCTTGAGCGGATTGCAGTTGCACTGGAGCGACTAGCCGGGCAGCCAGATCACCGTAGGGCGTTCTCCGAGGGCTCTCACAGTGGCGAGGGCGCCGAGGAGGTCATCGCAGATCCCTCGGATCGGAACTCCAGCCCCCGCCCTTTCTCAGTTCTGGAACCCTTCCTTAATTCCAGAGGAATCCGGATCAAGGCGAGGGCTGCCGATGACCCAGCCGATCAGGTGATCGATAGCCTGTCGCTGTTTCTCGGAGAGCATTATGATGCCCTCTCGGGTCTTCTCGGCAAGATCAAACGCGCTATGCAGAATGGAATGCCGATCACCGAAAGCCTGAAGGGCCGCGCGCAACAAGACGTTAGCTCCACGTGCCAGTTTTGCACGCGCCTTCACGAGGTTGCGTTCCTTGAGGAGTACCAATACTTCCGTTCACCCATTTACTTGATCAAGGCTAAGACAACAACTCTACCGAGGGCACAGCGCTTCTTCAGCGGGCAATGGTTAGAGCGGTTCGTTCTCCAGAAGGTCAAAGCAGTTTATAATCAGGTTGCCGCAGAGGTTACTGGGGAGCTAGGATTCGAGTATCTCATCAACCCTCAGATCACTCTACCCAACGGTGACGATTTCGAACTGGACGTCCTCGCGGCAATAGGCTCGAATGTCTACTGGATCGAAGCTAAGTCCGGTGACTACCAGCAACACGTGGCTAAGTACTCTAAGTTTGCTCGCCTTCTTGGCCTCGATTTCGATCATTCTTTGATGGTGCTGACGGATGCGCCTGATGATCGCTGCTCTGCGCTCTCATCGCTGTTCTCGATGACCGTTTGTAATCTGAGAATCTTCGAGGAAAAGTTGCTGGCGATCGCACGAACCGACACTGCCCAACAAAGCGCTGCAGCGGGCGGGCTGACACTCGCCGCCGAGCGCTAGCATTAGGCGACAACGAGCATACGAAGATGAAAATTACCCGCACACAACAAGACGTCGGTTCAGGCAAATGGATCGGATGGCACATCCTTACTGTGGGAGAGGCTGGATTCTCGATGCTCGATGTTTACGGCCGCCATTGGCATGGGCTTGATCTGCAAGTCATCGAGCAGTTCGCGGAGCGCATCAACCAGAATAACGAGTCTGGCAGCCTTCACCCTCGGGCGCCGATCAGTGCGGTTCCAAAGTGTTTCTTCCGCGACTACGCTGATTCGCGCAACCCGCAAGTCCTTGGCGAGTTTAGGCGGCACATCGCTGAGTTCCTTGATGCCAACCGCACTACCATTCACGCGAAGCAGTTGCTTGTTGATTTGCACGTTTCAGATCAACCTGTCCCGACACAGTATCTTGACGCTGTCGAGGAGGTTTTGCGATCCCAAGGGCAAGAGTCCGGCATAGAGGAGGTCGTAATTTTCACATGACGAGTGTCAAACAAGTTGGTTGAGCGAACCGCCGCCCCACTTCACGGTTCGAGAGCCGCTGGCTTCGGCGATGCGCCCTGATAGTAGGGAGGTAAGGTTGTTATCATGGCGGGGTGGCTGTTTCTCAGTTCTGTCGTTAGCTTATATTTCGCAGGAAATCTTCCACCAGCCCCAGCACCAGGGCCTCCTTTTCCCGGTGGGGCACGTGGCCGCAGTCTGGCAATACCTCCATGCGTGCCGGGCCTGCCACCCCGTGTACGATGCGCTCCGGGAAGGCCACAGAGCCGTACTCGTCGCGGTCGCCGTGCAGGGCCAGCACGGGGCAATGCACCCTGTTTAAGTAGGGTTCCAGCGTCCAGCCCCCAAACGCCGGCTCGAGCCAGACCCCCGTCCAGGCTTCCAGCACCCAGCGGGCTTTTTCGCCGTGCCAGCGGGCCAGCCGGGCGAACTGGGTGGGGTCTTGGAAGCTCTGCTGGGCGGCCCGGATGCCCTGTAGGGTGCGCTCTTCCACAAAGGCCTGGGCGGCTTCGGTAATCACGGCGCGGCACTGAGCCGGCTGGTGCGCGGCGATGCACAAAGCCATGGCGCCCCCCACGCTGTGGCCAAACAGGATGTATTCGTTGAGCTCGAGCCCCTCGGCAATGGCGGGGAAGTAGAGCCGGGCCTCCTCGAGGATAAAGTCCAACGAAGGGGGCTCGGTTCTGGGCGAAGACCGTCCAAAACCCAGCCGGTCGTAAGCCCAGACATTCCGTCCGGTGGCCTGGGCCAGCGCCGCCGGAAACCCGCGCCAGAGCTCCACCGAGCCCAAGGAGTCGTGCAGCAAAACGATAGGGGTCTTATTTTGCTGCCCTATGTTCCACTGCCGCACAAAGACCTGGCCGCCGGGAACCTCGAGCCAGGCGTCGTGTACGTTGGGAGCAGCCACGGCTACCGAGTCTACCAAAAGGCTTGGTAGAGGGTGGAACCCGCACGCTTGCAGGGCGATTTCAGACGCGTTGCAGGCTTCCTTGTAAAACCTGTTCTTGAACTGTGCTTATGTTTGGATAACTTTTTTACAATCTGTGCATAAACTATAAGTTGATTCGGGAAAGGATTGTGTGGATGCAAAACCCTCTGCCTTCCAAGACAAACCTGCAGCCAGCTTTGGTGCATCGGGCTATTTTGGTGATGGACTCCAGAACCGTGCGCACCCCTTTGCGGCGCCGAGCCCAGCCCAAGTCGGGTTGGTCGCAGCTTTACCAGGCCGGGCCCTACCACCTGGACTTGAGCCTCAAATGGGAGGAAGCCGAGGCTTGCCTGGTAGGACAGGTGATCTCGGGGGAATCGGTGGATTTTGGGCAAGCCCAGGCGTATTTGACCCAGGGTTCGGAGCAGGTGCACACACCCCTGGATGGGTCGGGGCGTTTTAGTTTTCGGCTGGAATCGGTGGACGATTGTAGCCTAAGAGTGCATATTCGGGACGAAATGGTCTGTTTGGAAGCTCTTAAGCTGAGCTAGTGGTCTGGTAACTAAATTTCCGAAGTTATGTACCGTACACCGAATACATCGATGTAGAGATTCCATCCCACTTCGGCCCCCGAGATGGCCTAAAAACGCCCTCCCTACCGCGTAGGGAGGGTGGGGGAGGGTATCAGGCAAGGCCCCCAATCCGCTGGGTGAAGGGCCAGGTCAGCCACCCCACCTGGCCTCCCCTACGCAGTAGGGGAGGAAAGGGGCGAAGCGGGGTGGGGTGCTTTTTGCATGACCGTACAGGCAAGGCATCGAAGGCCCAGGTTTACGAGACACGGCGCGTTCTGAAGGCTAAACCCCATACTGCGTATTTTGTTACCAGACCACTAGTACAGCGTCGTCTAACCGTACTCTACCGGGTAGCCCACCGCGGCAAACGCTGCCGGGTAGCGTACCACGCCCTTGTATTGCGGGGTGTAGGCCGAGAGCGGCCGGGCCATGTACTCCCCTGGCGCCACCGCAAAGGGCGGGCGGATGCCCAGTTGCTCCGATGGCACAAAACCGAAGCGGGGGTAGTAGTGGGCATGGCCCCGCACCAGCACCAGCGGCGCCCCCAGGGCTTCCAGCCGGGCCAACCCCGCTTGCACCAGGTGTTTGCCTGCACCCAGGTTTTGAAACCCCGGATGAACTGCTAGCGGGGCCAGCACCACCACTTTCCGCACCGGCCCGCTTTCGTCCTGCAACCCCACCTCGCTGAACAGGATATGTCCCACCGGCCGGCCCTCCACCACCGCCACCAGCGAAAGCTCGGGGATGTAAAAGGGTGACCGGCGCACCCAAGCCACCACCCGGGCTTCCTGCTCGCCCCCAAAAGCCAGGGTGTGGATTTGCTCCACCAGGGCATATTCGTCGGCACGCTCAGGTCGGATTTCCATGGCCTCCACCATACTTCACGGTATGCCCATGTGGATATGAACAGCAAGCTTTAGTAGATTGAAAAGGTGACAGCCTTTAGCAAAAAAGACTTTGGGCCTGGCTTCCGTTGGGGCGTGGCCACGGCAGCCTACCAGATTGAAGGCGCGGTGAACGAGGACGGGCGCAGCCCTTCCATCTGGGACACCTTTTCTCATACCCCCGGCAAGATCAAGACCGGCGAGAATGGCGATGTAGCCTGCGACTTCTACCATCGCTACCGTGAGGACATTGCCTTCATCCGCGAGATGAACATGCAGGTCAACCGTTTCTCGCTCTCCTGGCCCCGGATTCTTCCCGGCGGCACCGGGGCTGTGAACCAGAAGGGGCTGGACTTCTACCACCGGGTGATAGATCGCACCCTCGAGCTCGGCTTAGAGCCCTGGGTCACCCTCTACCACTGGGACTTGCCGCAGGTGCTGGAGGACAAAGGCGGCTGGACCAACCGGGACATCGTGGGCTGGTTTGG
This genomic stretch from Meiothermus sp. harbors:
- a CDS encoding arginase family protein gives rise to the protein MRHAELAFTGPATFLKAPHRPLSELWTADVGLLGLPYDFAVGYRPGARFAPGALREASGRYAPGPEGYFDLETETYRLQGVRIVDAGDVDPVQLEYTETFHRITLAARALRKRVRLPVFVGGDHSVSYPILRAYDDLAELYVVQLDAHLDFSDSRNGTKYSNSSPFRRAAEEVPGLKHITTIGLRGLRTNPEAYGAAKARGHTPITASRVRENLPWVLDQLPRGKKVYLSFDADVLDPSILPGTSSPEVEGLSYAEAMAVVRRAIEQNKLVGFDFVELAPNLDSSGLSALVGARLLAEVLCEWASGANGFGLQPEP
- a CDS encoding addiction module antidote protein, encoding MSDIPNSQKRYSPKTSPFLNEVRSVLRLKHMSQRTETSYVYCILDFIRFHGKRRPKVMEVEEIRAYLSHLATEDNVSASTQNVALSALLFLYKTVLEHPLPENLEACLEDDDPALIAATLGDIARARGMSQVARETGLSRESLYKALSGEGNPAFATVMKVVKALGLRLQAEPVST
- a CDS encoding alpha/beta fold hydrolase, whose product is MAAPNVHDAWLEVPGGQVFVRQWNIGQQNKTPIVLLHDSLGSVELWRGFPAALAQATGRNVWAYDRLGFGRSSPRTEPPSLDFILEEARLYFPAIAEGLELNEYILFGHSVGGAMALCIAAHQPAQCRAVITEAAQAFVEERTLQGIRAAQQSFQDPTQFARLARWHGEKARWVLEAWTGVWLEPAFGGWTLEPYLNRVHCPVLALHGDRDEYGSVAFPERIVHGVAGPARMEVLPDCGHVPHREKEALVLGLVEDFLRNIS
- a CDS encoding GNAT family N-acetyltransferase — translated: MEIRPERADEYALVEQIHTLAFGGEQEARVVAWVRRSPFYIPELSLVAVVEGRPVGHILFSEVGLQDESGPVRKVVVLAPLAVHPGFQNLGAGKHLVQAGLARLEALGAPLVLVRGHAHYYPRFGFVPSEQLGIRPPFAVAPGEYMARPLSAYTPQYKGVVRYPAAFAAVGYPVEYG